TCTTCTTCCGCAGCTCGGGGAGGGTTCCTGTTCGAGTCTCCAGTAGTGGGCATGGTCATCATCCTAGTTGGCCTCATTGCTCATGGCTGTCCTGGACTCTTTGGaatggggtggggtggggggtgggtgggtgtactGTCACGACTCCCTCCAGCCCTGACACCTACATGGACTCCATGGAGttctttgtgaggtattgcatCTTTTGAGAGCTACTGAGCATTCACTTTGGATATTGCTTTGTTGGATTCTGATTTGCTGGATACCTTCTGTGTTTTGGACTTTGCCTTTTTACCTTTGCCCCTTGGTCTCTGTTTGCctggtatgtttgtgtgtttgtgttttctgccCTTTCTGGTTTTGACCTATGCCTGTTTTTGACAGGGATTGTGGATCATGATTTTACAAGTAAagctttttttactttttccatCCTCAAGCCTCTGAATCATTCTGGCAcattacaaaaatgtaaattggGACatcctacccctagacatgaacgcacaaaacagggggctaagggctaagtggtaggggcaaggggtgaaatgggattgggccttagtctcAGACATATTCAGTTACCTCACAGTTTAGCAGACACAACAACCAAGCAAACAAACATGTATTTGGTTAGTTCTCTTTTTGTACACGTTTTTCATCTCACTACTAGATATCTCTGTCTTCCATCTTTCAAAGACATGTAAAGGCCTGTGAAATGGTGGCTGGGAAGCAGTGACATGACTAGCACCTTATAGACtccaatgcaaaaaaaaaaaagatatagcCCCCTctataattaaaaagaaattgaaCAACAAAATTATAACGGTAGATAGAAAAAATagtaatttatttgtttacttgctaTAGTTATGTCTCAATGAATGCAGCTTCCCTCACTAACAGTAGTAGGTATTGATGGAAAGCAAATGATGAGGTATGTTGTGAAGAAAATTTGATCTTTCTATGAGTCATTAATGTACAGTTGTGTTAGTATCTATGTGAGGCACCCAAAAAAGATTTTAGGGAATTTTGACAGGCCCCAGTACCCCCCGCCTGCAAAGCCTTCACAGTGATCATATTCAGGGTTGGAATGTAACAGAAGTTCATGAGATAgcagtgggattatgggagAAAATAGTGTTTAGAATTTTGCAACTTTAAATAAGTGACTTTTTCGTGAAAGCTATTGATAGAAGAATTACTAGTCATATTCATAGCTAGAAATTGATAATGCTGAACTTCATTATACGCTGTATTTAGTTTACCCCATATTCCTCTTATTCATTTACAGGAATTGttattttaattatgtattttcAAGTGATTATTAACATTTCAGGGCTCATTTTCCCTTTAGTCCTGGGCTGATAGCTCTGTGTTAATTTCCATCTTTAGGATTTGTCCCCATGTAATTGTCATTGTCCCATGgtttaatgataaaatattttgtttagaACATTAATCAAGAAGCCTGTAACTCTAGTGTGTCTAAAGAGATTTAAATGAATAGTCAGGTTTGTTTTGATGATTATCAATATCACATAATATTTATGACCATATTTATGACGGTGCTTCCTAAGGTAATAACACCATACCCTTTACAGTTTTTCTcctttgttgtgatgtcagcactcaaacctttcagctgtttaaaccaCTTTTGGGTCAGAATGTTTAACATGTACCTCTACAGTGCATGATTTCCTTCCAATTTGTCCAATGTTGCCCCAGTTTATGTGGCTGTTTACCAATACAAAGGCATATGACCAAGGAAGACAATCGCATGAACATGATGCTGAATGTTGCAAAATGACCAAACAGCTGTTTTATGTACACTTaattaaacagcaaaaaaatgttttattacaaagcaAAGTGTCTCCACACAAAAAGAACCTACAGTGAATATACAGTGAGTATGAACATACTGGAGTGAATATACAATTCTCAGTGCAATAATCTGATGCATAGAAGAAATGTCCAGAAATAAGCACAAAAGGAATGACTAGCTGACATACTGGTCACACAGAGAGTGCCACACTTCTTCATAGTAGATCACTCCTTCTTGCTTCACCTCACACCTGTATACATCATCACTCCTCCAGTCATGAAGGGGTACAAAATAGAATCCTAATGCGGTGAAAGTTCCATCAGGCTGTTTGAACACCtcaccactgctgtgtttctgtgaCACAACCGTGTTATTAATTTTCCATGTGATGCTTATTTGATTGCTTTGTAGTTCTCTGATGACGCAGGTAAGTATGACTCTTTCAGATGTCGGTGTTTGGAGTCCAACAGGAGCCAAAATCTGCACTTTAGGAGCCACAGTCCTAATTTTAATGGCTGTAAGACACAGATAATTGATGATTATTCATTGATTGCTGGTGGTTTAGGGTGCACAAGTTGTGGCAACCTTATAATAAACTTAACCATTCTGTATTTGGTTGTTCTAGGGAACTTATCACActtaaaaagtggttcttcaatggttcttccATTATGTCTTCTATTTCTTTTTAGAAATAGAAGACATAATGGGGTATGTAACCATGATtaacggctgtgatttggttgaTTCTTAATAGCACTAATAGGTTGGGGAAAAGTCCATTTTGATGAAGTTCCATTGTGGCCGAGGAGTTTGTCACTATCATCCATAAGTAGCTTTCTCAGGCTGGCCTGGACTGACCACCTGGGTGTATCTGCACCATAACTATACCTGATCTGGGGAGTTTTCCCCCTGCCAGTTTTGTAGattgctgctgttagaacaaaaccttgtatctctatttttcagttttttcaacaCTTTGGAAGCATCttttggcctttacattgtgtgtaaatttcatgatgaaaagaaatggcccaaaacgacatggaaaaatgtctggtcccattgacttacattaaaagttcattaaaagtatagttagttttttccttctcctgtaaagttaccattttgaagaaaCAGGggtttgatctgacagcagctaTATTGAAGATTTGT
This Pygocentrus nattereri isolate fPygNat1 chromosome 15, fPygNat1.pri, whole genome shotgun sequence DNA region includes the following protein-coding sequences:
- the si:ch211-1a19.2 gene encoding Ig lambda chain C region, which encodes MKVEALITAVLLLSLSCAELEEKMISFSRGVQLIVKAIKIRTVAPKVQILAPVGLQTPTSERVILTCVIRELQSNQISITWKINNTVVSQKHSSGEVFKQPDGTFTALGFYFVPLHDWRSDDVYRCEVKQEGVIYYEEVWHSLCDQYVS